The genomic DNA AGCCCGGCGGCGGACAGCCGGGCGCACAGCTCCTGGAAGAGGGGGCCGATGACGGGACCGATGGCGGTCGGCTCGTAGCCCGCGGCGATCCCGCTCAGCTCGGCCAGCCGTACGGCGGGAAGACTCTTGACGACGACGTCCTGGGTGGGCATGTGCCCCTCGCTCTCGATGGCCCGGAGCCTCGCCGCGACCTGCCCGAGCCGGGCGGTGGTCTCGGCGACCGCCGCCTCCAGTTCGGCCCGCCGCAGCCGCAGCATCCCGCGCAGCTCGTCCGCGCCGACCTCCTCGTCCACGATCGACCGCACCTGGTCGAGCGTGAAGCCGAGGTCCTTCAGCGCGATGACCCGGTTGAGGCGGGCCAGCTGGCCGGCCCCGTAGAACCGGTAGCCGCTGTGCGGGTCGACGCGGGCGGGCCGCAGCAGCCCGATGGCGTCGTAGTGGCGCAGCATCCGGACGGACACGCGGCCGTGCCGGGCGAAGTCTCCGATGGTGAACATGATGTCTCCCATGACACGGCCTCACACGGTGTCAGGGTCAAGCCCGCGGCCCGCCGGGCCCGTCAGGCGCCGCTCAGCGAGAGCTTGGCGGCGAAGCCGAGGAACAGCGCGCCCGCCGCCGAGGTGGCCGCAGCCGACAGGCGCCCGCGGCGGCGGAACGCGGCGGCCAGGTGCGTGCCGGCGAAGATCAGCAGGGAGAGGTAGAGGACGCTCGCCACCTGTGCGAGGGTGCCCAGCACGACGAAGGACAGCGCTGGGTACGGGTACGCCGGGTCGACGAACTGGACGAAGAACGCGACGAAGAACAGGATCGCCTTCGGGTTGAGCAGGCTGATCACGAAGGCCCTGCGGAACGGCCGCTCCCCGGCCCGTGCCGGTCCCGCCGCGCCCGGTCCACGGTCCGCCGCCGCGCCCGCCGCCGGTCCCGCCGCTTCCACCGCGCCCACCGGCCCCGCCGCCGGCGCGGCCTCCCGTACCGCGTCGGCCCGGTCGCCGCGCCCGCGCCACATCGACCACGCGGCCCGCAGCATCCCGACGGCGAGCCACGTCAGGTACCCGGCGCCGGCGTACCTCACGACGCCGAACAGCACGGCGTTCGCCTGGAGCAGCGAGGCGACGCCCGCGGCGGACAGGGTCATGAGGACCGTGTCGCCGCACCAGACGCCGCCCGCGGCGGCGTAGCCCTTCCGGACGCCGCCGCGGGCGGCGACGGAGAGCACGTAGAGCGAGTTCGGACCCGGCAGGAGGACGATGACGAGGAGGCCGGCCAGGTAGGTCGGCAGGTCGGTGACACCCAGCATGGGGCGGAGTGTCGCACGGCCGCGCGCCGCCCCGCCGCCGGCTTCCGCACCGTGGGACGGCGCGGTCCGGCGGAGGTGTCAGAAGGCGTCCGTCGGGACGTACGTGCCCCACACCCCGCGCAGCGCGTCGCACACCTCGCCGACCGTGGCGCGCGCCCTGAGCGCGTCCTTCATCGGGTAGAGCACGTTCTCCGTGCCCTCCGCGGCCTTCCTCAGCTCCGCGAGGGCCGCGTCGACCGCCGCCCGGTCGCGTTCGGCGCGGAGTCCGGCGAGGCGCTCGGCCTGCTGGGCCTCGATGGCCGGGTCGACGCGGAGCGGCTCGTACGGCTCCTCCTCGTCGAGCGTGAAGCGGTTGACGCCGACGACGACCCGTTCGCCGCTGTCGGTCTCCTGGGCGATGCGGTACGCGGACCGCTCGATCTCGCCCTTCTGGAAGCCGTGTTCGATGGCGCTGACGGCGCCCCCGAGCTCCTCGACCTTCCCCATCAGTTCGAGGACGAGGGCCTCCACCTCGTCGGTCATCCTCTCGACGACGTACGACCCGGCGAACGGGTCGACGGTGGCGGTCACGTCCGTCTCGTAGGCGAGGACCTGCTGGGTGCGCAGGGCGAGGCGGGCGCTCTTGTCGGTGGGCAGCGCGATGGCCTCGTCGAAGGAGTTGGTGTGCAGCGACTGCGTGCCGCCGAGCACGGCCGCGAGGCCCTGGACGGCGACGCGCACCAGGTTGACCTCCGGCTGCTGGGCGGTGAGCTGGACGCCGGCGGTCTGGGTGTGGAAGCGCAGCATCCACGACTTGGGGTTCTTCGCGCCGAACTCCTCGCGCATGACCCGCGCCCAGATGCGGCGGGCCGCGCGGAACTTGGCGACCTCCTCCAGGATCGTCGTGCGGGCGACGAAGAAGAAGGAGAGGCGGGGCGCGAAGTCGTCCACGTCCATGCCGGCGGCGACGGCCGTGCGGACGTACTCGATGCCGTCCGCGAGGGTGAACGCGATCTCCTGCGCGGGCGAGGCCCCGGCCTCCGCCATGTGGTAGCCGGAGATCGAGATGGTGTTCCACTTCGGGATCTCGGCCTTGCAGTACTTGAAGATGTCGGCGATCAGCCGGAGGGAGGGCTTGGGCGGGAAGATGTAGGTGCCGCGGGCGATGTACTCCTTCAGCACGTCGTTCTGGATCGTGCCGGTGAGCCTGTCGGCGGGCACGCCCTGCTCCTCGGCGACGAGTTGGTAGAGCAGCAGCAGGAGGGCGGCGGGGGCGTTGATCGTCATCGACGTGGAGACCTTGTCCAGCGGGATGCCGTCGAACAGGACGCGCATGTCGTCGAGGGAGTCGATCGCCACGCCGACCTTGCCGACCTCGCCGTGCGCGATGGGGGCGTCGGAGTCGTGGCCCATCTGGGTGGGCAGGTCGAAGGCGACGGACAGGCCCGTCGTGCCGTTGGCGATGAGCTGCTTGTAGCGGGCGTTGGACTCCACG from Streptomyces sp. MRC013 includes the following:
- a CDS encoding MerR family transcriptional regulator, whose product is MFTIGDFARHGRVSVRMLRHYDAIGLLRPARVDPHSGYRFYGAGQLARLNRVIALKDLGFTLDQVRSIVDEEVGADELRGMLRLRRAELEAAVAETTARLGQVAARLRAIESEGHMPTQDVVVKSLPAVRLAELSGIAAGYEPTAIGPVIGPLFQELCARLSAAGLTGFGPGLAYYEDAPDGGGAVRVHAGVVVSPDVTAPDVDFVELPPVERAATVIHRGPMDDVVSTYQVLTAWTAAHGHRSAGCTRELYLESPEDRSEWVTELQEPLAD
- the leuE gene encoding leucine efflux protein LeuE — protein: MLGVTDLPTYLAGLLVIVLLPGPNSLYVLSVAARGGVRKGYAAAGGVWCGDTVLMTLSAAGVASLLQANAVLFGVVRYAGAGYLTWLAVGMLRAAWSMWRGRGDRADAVREAAPAAGPVGAVEAAGPAAGAAADRGPGAAGPARAGERPFRRAFVISLLNPKAILFFVAFFVQFVDPAYPYPALSFVVLGTLAQVASVLYLSLLIFAGTHLAAAFRRRGRLSAAATSAAGALFLGFAAKLSLSGA
- a CDS encoding methylmalonyl-CoA mutase family protein translates to MARESESGLPIEPVYGPDALSGWDAAEKLGEPGSYPFTRGVYPTMYTGRPWTMRQYAGFGTAVESNARYKQLIANGTTGLSVAFDLPTQMGHDSDAPIAHGEVGKVGVAIDSLDDMRVLFDGIPLDKVSTSMTINAPAALLLLLYQLVAEEQGVPADRLTGTIQNDVLKEYIARGTYIFPPKPSLRLIADIFKYCKAEIPKWNTISISGYHMAEAGASPAQEIAFTLADGIEYVRTAVAAGMDVDDFAPRLSFFFVARTTILEEVAKFRAARRIWARVMREEFGAKNPKSWMLRFHTQTAGVQLTAQQPEVNLVRVAVQGLAAVLGGTQSLHTNSFDEAIALPTDKSARLALRTQQVLAYETDVTATVDPFAGSYVVERMTDEVEALVLELMGKVEELGGAVSAIEHGFQKGEIERSAYRIAQETDSGERVVVGVNRFTLDEEEPYEPLRVDPAIEAQQAERLAGLRAERDRAAVDAALAELRKAAEGTENVLYPMKDALRARATVGEVCDALRGVWGTYVPTDAF